The genomic region CACGCAGGTGCAAGAAGATCACAGACCTGGGATCGCCCGTGAGACAGACCGAACGCCATTTCCTGTTCCTGCAAGGGCCGCATGGCCCATGGTTCCACAATCTTGCGGCCCTGTTGCGCAGGGCGGGGGCACAGGTCTGGCGGGTTGGGTTCAATCTGGGCGACCGGGTGTTCTGGCCCGGCCAAGGCTATATCGCCTTCAAGGGCCGTCAGGACGCATGGCCCGACACTTGCGCCGATCTGATGACACGGCACCGGATCACCGACCTTGTGGTCTATGGCGATACAAGGCCGATCCACGCGCAGGCCGTGGCTTTGGCCCGGGCGCGCGGCATCACCGTCCATGTGTTCGAGGAAGGCTATCTGCGCCCCTATTGGGTGACCTATGAACGCGGCGGCGCGAACGGGCATTCCCGGTTGATGCAGCTGACCGTCCCGCAGATGCAGGATGCGCTGGCTCAGGTGGATCTTGACCTGCCCGACACCCCCGCCACTTGGGGCGACATGCGCCAGCACATGTTCTGGGGCGCGCTTTACCATGGCTGCGTGGCACTGGGATTGCGGGCCTACGCCAATTTCCGCCCGCACCGGACCCTGACTGTCGGGCAGGAATTCCAACTGTATCTCAAGCGGTTCCTCTTGATGCCGCTCCACCGGCTGGAACGCCGGCTTGCCACGCGCCGGATCCGGCGCAGCGGGTTTCCCTATCATCTGGTGATCCTGCAACTGGAACATGATGCCAGCTTTCGCGACCATTCCCCCTTTGCCACCATGGCCGAGTTTCTGGAGGTCGTGATGGCGGGATTCGCCAAGGGTGCAGCGCGGCACCACCATCTGGTGTTCAAGGCGCATCCCCTGGAAGACGGGCGCGTGCCCCTTGCCCGCGACATCCGCCGCCTTGCCGCCCGGCACGGGCTGGCGGGGCGGGTGCATTTCGTGCGCGGCGGCAAACTGGCTGAGCTACTGAACGATGCCCGGTCCGCCGTCACGGTCAACTCCACCGCCGGGCAACAGGCCCTGTGGCGCGGGCTGCCCTTGCGCAGTTTCGGGGCAGCGGTCTACGCCAAGCCCGAGTTCGTGTCCTCCCAGCCCTTGGACGTGTTCTTTGCCGCGCCAGAGCGTCCCGATACCCGCGCCTATCGCGACTATCGGCACTTCCTGCTGGAAACGTCGCAGGTCGTGGGGGGCTTCTACTCGTCGCGCGGGCGACGGGCACTGCTGCGGCAGGTGGCGGACATGATGCTTGCGCCGGATG from Tabrizicola piscis harbors:
- a CDS encoding capsule biosynthesis protein, with translation MRQTERHFLFLQGPHGPWFHNLAALLRRAGAQVWRVGFNLGDRVFWPGQGYIAFKGRQDAWPDTCADLMTRHRITDLVVYGDTRPIHAQAVALARARGITVHVFEEGYLRPYWVTYERGGANGHSRLMQLTVPQMQDALAQVDLDLPDTPATWGDMRQHMFWGALYHGCVALGLRAYANFRPHRTLTVGQEFQLYLKRFLLMPLHRLERRLATRRIRRSGFPYHLVILQLEHDASFRDHSPFATMAEFLEVVMAGFAKGAARHHHLVFKAHPLEDGRVPLARDIRRLAARHGLAGRVHFVRGGKLAELLNDARSAVTVNSTAGQQALWRGLPLRSFGAAVYAKPEFVSSQPLDVFFAAPERPDTRAYRDYRHFLLETSQVVGGFYSSRGRRALLRQVADMMLAPDDPYQALQSGTAAPRQQLRLVR